The following coding sequences lie in one Oncorhynchus kisutch isolate 150728-3 linkage group LG27, Okis_V2, whole genome shotgun sequence genomic window:
- the LOC109871931 gene encoding kinesin-like protein KIF2C isoform X5, producing the protein MNELWSLNEALFEHMKSATTPAPPEKKYESRLRSSRIPAPSNRSAQVGPPEETVPLPRKSIRQTCLFRAPAPVSEPAKTKQDFLSSEYPPSVLKASGVPNRVGKRNDQRQTVVLPPVNETKSVLVTSTSLSDKRRSVVPTDMSKPVNKRLSRAVKSSDMVPKKGKFGDTNRPNKQFYQMIEDFRETLEVFPLSPSDTVEAHRICVCVRKRPLNNKEVTKKEIDVVTIPGNGTLLVHEPKQKVDLTKYLDNQVFHFDYSFDESSTNDLVYRFTAKPLVQTIFDGGMATCFAYGQTGSGKTHTMGGDFSGKSQNSSKGIYALAAQDVFTLLKQRRYSSQDLCPYVTFFEIYNGKVFDLLNKKATLRVLEDEKQQVQVVGLQEMYVSCAEDVIKMIEMGSACRTSGQTSANANSSRSHAILQVILRRRNQLHGKFSLVDLAGNERGTDVSSNDRQTLAETAEINRSLLALKECIRSLGMDSQHIPFRMSKLTQVLRDSFIGENSRTCMIAMVSPGMASCDYTLNTLRYADRAKELNGTSRVNDADLPKKIDEMEVENSSSEEDSIVPMTDMYEAISQVSELEELVHEELTRASDFLKPMEMPSYDIEAGVTDIVDYARKLLDTVLALQYAIDGERLARMTPKSGYC; encoded by the exons ATGAATGAATTATGGTCCCTGAATGAAGCGCTTTTTGAGCACATGAAATCCGCTACTACACCTGCTCCCCCAGAGAAG AAATATGAAAGCCGTCTCCGTTCatccaggatccctgctccttCCAATC GTTCTGCTCAAGTGGGTCCTCCTGAGGAGACAG TTCCACTTCCTAGAAAGTCCATACGGCAGACATGCTTGTTCCGGGCCCCTGCTCCAGTCTCTGAGCCTGCTAAGACTAAACAAGACTTCCTGTCTTCAGAGTATCCACCCTCTGTCCTCAAAGCTTCTG GTGTGCCCAACCGAGTGGGGAAGAGGAACGATCAGAGACAGACTGTTGTCCTGCCGCCAGTCAACGAGACCAAGAGTGTCTTAGTCACCTCAA CTTCTCTTTCAGACAAACGGAGATCTGTGGTACCCACAGACATGAGCAAACCAGTGAACAAAAGATTGTCCCGTGCAGTCAAGAGTTCTGACATGGTGCCCAAGAAGGGAAAG TTTGGTGACACAAACCGACCGAACAAGCAGTTTTACCAGATGATTGAAGACTTCAGAGAGACCTTGGAAGTATTTCCTTTAAGTCCATCGGATACG GTTGAAGCTCAtagaatttgtgtgtgtgttcgcaagCGTCCTCTCAACAATAAAG AGGTGACCAAGAAAGAAATTGATGTGGTGACTATCCCTGGAAATGGAACGCTGCTTGTTCATGAACCCAAGCAGAAAGTGGACCTGACCAAATACCTGGACAACCAGGTCTTCCATTTTGACTACTCCTTTGATGAGTCATCCACCAATGACTTAGTGTACAG GTTTACCGCCAAGCCTCTTGTCCAGACCATCTTTGACGGAGGAATGGCAACTTGTTTTGCTTACGGCCAAACTGGAAGTGGTAAAACTCAC ACAATGGGAGGAGACTTTTCAGGGAAGAGCCAGAACAGTTCCAAAGGGATCTATGCCTTGGCAG CTCAGGATGTGTTCACCCTTCTGAAGCAGAGGAGATATTCCAGTCAGGACCTGTGCCCCTATGTGACCTTTTTTGAGATCTACAATGGCAAG GTGTTTGATCTGCTGAACAAGAAGGCCACGCTGCGAGTGCTAGAGGATGAGAAACAACAGGTCCAGGTGGTCGGCTTGCAGGAGATGTACGTGTCGTGTGCGGAAGACGTCATCAAGATGATTGAGATGGGCAGTGCATGCAG GACGTCCGGCCAGACGTCCGCCAACGCCAACTCGTCTCGCTCCCACGCCATCCTGCAGGTGATCCTGCGGAGGAGGAACCAGCTGCACGGGAAGTTCTCCCTGGTGGACCTGGCGGGGAACGAGAGGGGCACAGATGTCAGCAGCAACGACAGACAGACCCTGGCAGAGACGGCCGAGATCAACCGCAGCCTGCTGGCTCTCAAG gaATGTATTCGCTCCTTGGGGATGGACAGCCAACACATACCCTTCAGGATGAGCAAGCTGACACAGGTGCTCCGAGACTCCTTCATCGGAGAGAACTCCAGGACATGCATG ATTGCTATGGTGTCTCCTGGAATGGCCTCATGCGATTACACTCTAAACACACTACGCTATGCAGACAG AGCAAAGGAACTGAATGGGACATCCAGGGTGAATGATGCTGATCTTCCCAAGAAGATTGATGAGATGGAAGTGGAGAACAGCTCATCAGAGGAG GACTCCATTGTGCCCATGACCGACATGTATGAGGCCATCTCCCAGGTGTCTGAGCTGGAGGAGTTAGTGCATGAGGAGTTGACG AGGGCCAGTGATTTTCTCAAGCCAATGGAGATGCCATCATATGACATTGAGGCTGGGGTGACAGATATTGTGGACTACGCAAGAAAATTACTGG ACACAGTCCTGGCATTGCAATATGCCATTGATGGAGAGCGACTGGCAAGGATGACACCCAAATCAGGCTATTGCTGA
- the LOC109871931 gene encoding kinesin-like protein KIF2C isoform X6: MDSAMANLLVGFPVNIQRSDGRVHTANIKTVDSTTSIVKVEWFEKSVCRGKELEMNELWSLNEALFEHMKSATTPAPPEKKYESRLRSSRIPAPSNRVPNRVGKRNDQRQTVVLPPVNETKSVLVTSTSLSDKRRSVVPTDMSKPVNKRLSRAVKSSDMVPKKGKFGDTNRPNKQFYQMIEDFRETLEVFPLSPSDTVEAHRICVCVRKRPLNNKEVTKKEIDVVTIPGNGTLLVHEPKQKVDLTKYLDNQVFHFDYSFDESSTNDLVYRFTAKPLVQTIFDGGMATCFAYGQTGSGKTHTMGGDFSGKSQNSSKGIYALAAQDVFTLLKQRRYSSQDLCPYVTFFEIYNGKVFDLLNKKATLRVLEDEKQQVQVVGLQEMYVSCAEDVIKMIEMGSACRTSGQTSANANSSRSHAILQVILRRRNQLHGKFSLVDLAGNERGTDVSSNDRQTLAETAEINRSLLALKECIRSLGMDSQHIPFRMSKLTQVLRDSFIGENSRTCMIAMVSPGMASCDYTLNTLRYADRAKELNGTSRVNDADLPKKIDEMEVENSSSEEDSIVPMTDMYEAISQVSELEELVHEELTRASDFLKPMEMPSYDIEAGVTDIVDYARKLLDTVLALQYAIDGERLARMTPKSGYC; encoded by the exons ATGGATTCAGCTATGGCAAACCTTCTTGTTGGGTTTCCAGTCAACATCCAAAGAAGCGACG GGCGAGTGCATACTGCAAACATCAAAACGGTTGATTCCACAACATCTATTGTAAAGGTTGAATGGTTTGAGAAATCTGTATGCAGGGGAAAGGAG CTCGAAATGAATGAATTATGGTCCCTGAATGAAGCGCTTTTTGAGCACATGAAATCCGCTACTACACCTGCTCCCCCAGAGAAG AAATATGAAAGCCGTCTCCGTTCatccaggatccctgctccttCCAATC GTGTGCCCAACCGAGTGGGGAAGAGGAACGATCAGAGACAGACTGTTGTCCTGCCGCCAGTCAACGAGACCAAGAGTGTCTTAGTCACCTCAA CTTCTCTTTCAGACAAACGGAGATCTGTGGTACCCACAGACATGAGCAAACCAGTGAACAAAAGATTGTCCCGTGCAGTCAAGAGTTCTGACATGGTGCCCAAGAAGGGAAAG TTTGGTGACACAAACCGACCGAACAAGCAGTTTTACCAGATGATTGAAGACTTCAGAGAGACCTTGGAAGTATTTCCTTTAAGTCCATCGGATACG GTTGAAGCTCAtagaatttgtgtgtgtgttcgcaagCGTCCTCTCAACAATAAAG AGGTGACCAAGAAAGAAATTGATGTGGTGACTATCCCTGGAAATGGAACGCTGCTTGTTCATGAACCCAAGCAGAAAGTGGACCTGACCAAATACCTGGACAACCAGGTCTTCCATTTTGACTACTCCTTTGATGAGTCATCCACCAATGACTTAGTGTACAG GTTTACCGCCAAGCCTCTTGTCCAGACCATCTTTGACGGAGGAATGGCAACTTGTTTTGCTTACGGCCAAACTGGAAGTGGTAAAACTCAC ACAATGGGAGGAGACTTTTCAGGGAAGAGCCAGAACAGTTCCAAAGGGATCTATGCCTTGGCAG CTCAGGATGTGTTCACCCTTCTGAAGCAGAGGAGATATTCCAGTCAGGACCTGTGCCCCTATGTGACCTTTTTTGAGATCTACAATGGCAAG GTGTTTGATCTGCTGAACAAGAAGGCCACGCTGCGAGTGCTAGAGGATGAGAAACAACAGGTCCAGGTGGTCGGCTTGCAGGAGATGTACGTGTCGTGTGCGGAAGACGTCATCAAGATGATTGAGATGGGCAGTGCATGCAG GACGTCCGGCCAGACGTCCGCCAACGCCAACTCGTCTCGCTCCCACGCCATCCTGCAGGTGATCCTGCGGAGGAGGAACCAGCTGCACGGGAAGTTCTCCCTGGTGGACCTGGCGGGGAACGAGAGGGGCACAGATGTCAGCAGCAACGACAGACAGACCCTGGCAGAGACGGCCGAGATCAACCGCAGCCTGCTGGCTCTCAAG gaATGTATTCGCTCCTTGGGGATGGACAGCCAACACATACCCTTCAGGATGAGCAAGCTGACACAGGTGCTCCGAGACTCCTTCATCGGAGAGAACTCCAGGACATGCATG ATTGCTATGGTGTCTCCTGGAATGGCCTCATGCGATTACACTCTAAACACACTACGCTATGCAGACAG AGCAAAGGAACTGAATGGGACATCCAGGGTGAATGATGCTGATCTTCCCAAGAAGATTGATGAGATGGAAGTGGAGAACAGCTCATCAGAGGAG GACTCCATTGTGCCCATGACCGACATGTATGAGGCCATCTCCCAGGTGTCTGAGCTGGAGGAGTTAGTGCATGAGGAGTTGACG AGGGCCAGTGATTTTCTCAAGCCAATGGAGATGCCATCATATGACATTGAGGCTGGGGTGACAGATATTGTGGACTACGCAAGAAAATTACTGG ACACAGTCCTGGCATTGCAATATGCCATTGATGGAGAGCGACTGGCAAGGATGACACCCAAATCAGGCTATTGCTGA
- the LOC109871931 gene encoding kinesin-like protein KIF2C isoform X8, producing MNELWSLNEALFEHMKSATTPAPPEKKYESRLRSSRIPAPSNLPLPRKSIRQTCLFRAPAPVSEPAKTKQDFLSSEYPPSVLKASGVPNRVGKRNDQRQTVVLPPVNETKSVLVTSNKRRSVVPTDMSKPVNKRLSRAVKSSDMVPKKGKFGDTNRPNKQFYQMIEDFRETLEVFPLSPSDTVEAHRICVCVRKRPLNNKEVTKKEIDVVTIPGNGTLLVHEPKQKVDLTKYLDNQVFHFDYSFDESSTNDLVYRFTAKPLVQTIFDGGMATCFAYGQTGSGKTHTMGGDFSGKSQNSSKGIYALAAQDVFTLLKQRRYSSQDLCPYVTFFEIYNGKVFDLLNKKATLRVLEDEKQQVQVVGLQEMYVSCAEDVIKMIEMGSACRTSGQTSANANSSRSHAILQVILRRRNQLHGKFSLVDLAGNERGTDVSSNDRQTLAETAEINRSLLALKECIRSLGMDSQHIPFRMSKLTQVLRDSFIGENSRTCMIAMVSPGMASCDYTLNTLRYADRAKELNGTSRVNDADLPKKIDEMEVENSSSEEDSIVPMTDMYEAISQVSELEELVHEELTRASDFLKPMEMPSYDIEAGVTDIVDYARKLLDTVLALQYAIDGERLARMTPKSGYC from the exons ATGAATGAATTATGGTCCCTGAATGAAGCGCTTTTTGAGCACATGAAATCCGCTACTACACCTGCTCCCCCAGAGAAG AAATATGAAAGCCGTCTCCGTTCatccaggatccctgctccttCCAATC TTCCACTTCCTAGAAAGTCCATACGGCAGACATGCTTGTTCCGGGCCCCTGCTCCAGTCTCTGAGCCTGCTAAGACTAAACAAGACTTCCTGTCTTCAGAGTATCCACCCTCTGTCCTCAAAGCTTCTG GTGTGCCCAACCGAGTGGGGAAGAGGAACGATCAGAGACAGACTGTTGTCCTGCCGCCAGTCAACGAGACCAAGAGTGTCTTAGTCACCTCAA ACAAACGGAGATCTGTGGTACCCACAGACATGAGCAAACCAGTGAACAAAAGATTGTCCCGTGCAGTCAAGAGTTCTGACATGGTGCCCAAGAAGGGAAAG TTTGGTGACACAAACCGACCGAACAAGCAGTTTTACCAGATGATTGAAGACTTCAGAGAGACCTTGGAAGTATTTCCTTTAAGTCCATCGGATACG GTTGAAGCTCAtagaatttgtgtgtgtgttcgcaagCGTCCTCTCAACAATAAAG AGGTGACCAAGAAAGAAATTGATGTGGTGACTATCCCTGGAAATGGAACGCTGCTTGTTCATGAACCCAAGCAGAAAGTGGACCTGACCAAATACCTGGACAACCAGGTCTTCCATTTTGACTACTCCTTTGATGAGTCATCCACCAATGACTTAGTGTACAG GTTTACCGCCAAGCCTCTTGTCCAGACCATCTTTGACGGAGGAATGGCAACTTGTTTTGCTTACGGCCAAACTGGAAGTGGTAAAACTCAC ACAATGGGAGGAGACTTTTCAGGGAAGAGCCAGAACAGTTCCAAAGGGATCTATGCCTTGGCAG CTCAGGATGTGTTCACCCTTCTGAAGCAGAGGAGATATTCCAGTCAGGACCTGTGCCCCTATGTGACCTTTTTTGAGATCTACAATGGCAAG GTGTTTGATCTGCTGAACAAGAAGGCCACGCTGCGAGTGCTAGAGGATGAGAAACAACAGGTCCAGGTGGTCGGCTTGCAGGAGATGTACGTGTCGTGTGCGGAAGACGTCATCAAGATGATTGAGATGGGCAGTGCATGCAG GACGTCCGGCCAGACGTCCGCCAACGCCAACTCGTCTCGCTCCCACGCCATCCTGCAGGTGATCCTGCGGAGGAGGAACCAGCTGCACGGGAAGTTCTCCCTGGTGGACCTGGCGGGGAACGAGAGGGGCACAGATGTCAGCAGCAACGACAGACAGACCCTGGCAGAGACGGCCGAGATCAACCGCAGCCTGCTGGCTCTCAAG gaATGTATTCGCTCCTTGGGGATGGACAGCCAACACATACCCTTCAGGATGAGCAAGCTGACACAGGTGCTCCGAGACTCCTTCATCGGAGAGAACTCCAGGACATGCATG ATTGCTATGGTGTCTCCTGGAATGGCCTCATGCGATTACACTCTAAACACACTACGCTATGCAGACAG AGCAAAGGAACTGAATGGGACATCCAGGGTGAATGATGCTGATCTTCCCAAGAAGATTGATGAGATGGAAGTGGAGAACAGCTCATCAGAGGAG GACTCCATTGTGCCCATGACCGACATGTATGAGGCCATCTCCCAGGTGTCTGAGCTGGAGGAGTTAGTGCATGAGGAGTTGACG AGGGCCAGTGATTTTCTCAAGCCAATGGAGATGCCATCATATGACATTGAGGCTGGGGTGACAGATATTGTGGACTACGCAAGAAAATTACTGG ACACAGTCCTGGCATTGCAATATGCCATTGATGGAGAGCGACTGGCAAGGATGACACCCAAATCAGGCTATTGCTGA